The following nucleotide sequence is from Podospora bellae-mahoneyi strain CBS 112042 chromosome 1 map unlocalized CBS112042p_1, whole genome shotgun sequence.
CGGCGGGGATGTCGTCGACTGGAATTCCCTTTTTGCGCTTCAAATTGGCGAAGTGGGCTTCCGATAATGGCTCGGGAGGGCCCTGTTTCTTCATGCGACGGCCGACACCCATCTTGATTTAATGGTAGGTGCGATAGTGGGGGAGTGGTCTGTGATTGCTGAATGCGAAATGGTAGGCTTCCTGCAGAGGTTTCTCGCAGATATTTTGGCAACTTTTCTGTTATCGATAAGCAGCAACTTTTTTCCAGCTCTGAGCCACATCCAATCCCCTGCAATTCCCAGGGAACCCACATTGGGCGATCTGATTGGTGGAGATAGGTTGGTCTACGCTAGGCCGAATGCAGGATCCCTGCCTCCACACCTGGAGCCAAGAGCCGACGTGGGAGACCTggccggcagcagcagcaaagagaAGGGGGCAAGCAGGAGGCAGTCGTGAGGAGCTCTTAACACATCACTCAAAAGTTGACCGACCCGCAAACCGCCTCTCTGTGGCACCTGCAGCAGCCTGCACAAAACAACACTCCATCCAGAGCGTCGCTTCCCTTTAGTTATTTCTTTGCGCGTCAGGCACAAACGGCTCTTCTGTCACCCTCCTTCCCGTgattctccttctctttttttgatCAGCGAAttggctgttgttgctctTTCTAATTGAGCTTCTTGCAGCTCCTGCTGATTTATTACGACTCCTCCCTCAATTCTCCGGCCTGCCGAGCTCCACCAATTCCCAAGCCCCTTTCAACGTCACTGCGTTTGGAGCGTTCAACTTCTTCCATCTGACGCCAGCAACTTTTGACAAGTTGGCTGCTAATTCTCCGTAAACTGCGCGCCCCCAAGCGCAAAACCGACTTCACCATGGCCGCGCCTAATTTACCCATCAAATTCCAGGAGCTGCTCCAGCTCAGCAGCCTGGGTGTTGGGCCAACTGCTATCACATTCAACACTTGCGTATGTCCCGCTGACATCTATCTGCCTGTGTCGCCTGACCGCCATGTGctaaccctccctctctcgcCCCATACAGACATTAGAATCAGACTCGTACATCTGCATCCGAGATAAGAAGGACGAAGCCTCTTCCCCCGAAGTCATCATCGTCGACCTCAAGAATGGCAACAATGTCATTCGCCGGCCCATCAAGGCCGACAGCGCCATCATGCACTGGACGCGTCAGGTCATCGCCCTCAAGGCCCAATCGCGAACACTGCAGATCTTCGACCtcgagcagaagcagaagctcAAGTCGACCCAGATGAGCGAGGACGTGGCCTTCTGGAAGTGGATCAGCGAGACCACGCTTGGCTTGGTGACAGAGACATCCGTCTATCATTGGGATGTTTTTGATCCGACCCAGGCGGCACCTGTCAAGGTGTTTGACCGCCACAGCAACCTCACAAATAACCAGATCATCAACTATCGGACGAGCGCTGATGGAAAGTGGATGGCCGTCGTTGGCATTTCGCAGCAACAAGGCCGCGTTGTTGGAGCCATGCAACTGTATTCGAAAGACCGCGGCATTACCCAGGCCATTGAAGGCCATGCCGCTGCCTTTGGCACTATTCGTCTCGACGGTGCCCCCGAGGACACCAAGCTGTTCACCTTCGCCGTGCGGACCGCCTCCGGAGCCAAACTTCACATCGTGGAAATTGACCACCCGGAAACGAATCCTGTCTTCCAGAAGAAGGCAGTAGATGTGTTCTTCCCGCCAGAGGCCGGCAGTGACTTCCCCGTTGCGCTTCAAGTGTCACAGAAGTATGGTATCATTTATTTGATCACCAAATACGGATTCATTCATCTCTACGACCTCGAAACTGCTACATGTATCTTCATGAACCGCATCTCGGGTGAGACCATCTTTACAGCTTGTGGCGACAGCAGTTCGACTGGTGTCGTCGGTATCAATCGCAAGGGTCAGGTACTCTTCGTTAGCGCCGATGAAAACAAGATCGTACCCTATGTGTTGGAAAGCCACGGCACCGAGCTGGCCCTCAAGCTGGCGTCGCGTGCTGGTCTTCCCGGTGCTGACAACCTCTATCAGCAACGGTTCGAGCAGCTGTTCAGCAACGGAAGCTACCAGGAGGCTGCTAAGGTCGCCGCCAACTCGCCCCGTGGTTTCCTGCGGACACCCCAGACGATAGAGCGTTTCAAGCGGCTTCCGCAGCAGCCTGGCTCCATGTCGCACATCTTGCAATATTTCGGCATGCTTCTTGACAAGGGTGCTCTGAACCAGCACGAAACCCTTGAGCTTGCTCAACCCGTGCTTGCCCAGAACCGGAAACAGCTCCTGGCGAAGTGGCTGGAAGAGAACAAGCTCGAGTGCTCCGAGCAACTTGGTGACATGGTCCGCCCGCATGATATGCCCATGGCCCTCAGCATCTACCTGAAGGGCAATGTGCCCAACAAGGTTGTCGCTGGCTTTGCCGAGTTGGGACAGTTTGATAAGATTCTCCCCTACTGCACTCAGACTGGCTATCAACCAGACTTTATTCAACTTTTGCACCACATCGTCCGCGTGAACCCAGAGAAGGGTGCCGAGTTCGCGACAGCACTTGCCAACAATGAAGGGGGCTCGCTTGTTGACCTCGAGCGCGTCGTGGATATCTTCCAATCGCAGGGCATGGTGCAGCAGGCTACCGCTTTCCTTCTCGATGCTCTCAAGGACAACAAGCCTGAGCAAGGCCATCTCCAGACCCGCCTCTTGGAGATGAACCTTCTCAATGCCCCCCAGGTTGCTGATGCTATCCTCGGCAACGACATGTTCTCCCACTTCGACAAGGCCCAGATTGCCAAGTTGTGCGAGCAAGCAGGATTGTTCCAAAAGGCTCTGGAGCTCTACGAGGACCCCGCAGCCATCAAGCGTGTTGTCGTAGGCATTGCCGGGGCGCCAAACTTCAACCCCGAGTGGTTGATTGAGTACTTCGGTCGCCTTTCCGTCGAGCAATCCATTGACTGCCTCGATGCTATGTTGAAGCACAATATCCGCCAAAACCTCCAGTCCGTTGTGCAGATTGCCACCAAGTATGCCGAGCTTCTCGGGCCCCAGCGTCTTATTGACCTGCTTGAGAAGTACAAAACCGCCGAAGGTCTTTACTACTTCCTTGGTAGCATTGTCAACGTTACCGATGATTCTGAGGTTGTCTTCAAGTACATCGAGGCTGCTACCAAGACGGGTCAGATCCGCGAGGTTGAGCGCATTTGCCGTGACAACAGCGTCTACAACCCAGAGAAGGTCAAGAACTTCTTGAAGGAGGCCAAGCTCAGCGAGATGCTTCCACTCATGGTGGTGTGCGATCGTTTCAACTTTGTACACGACTTGGTCCTCTACTTgtaccagcaccagcagttCAAGTCCATCGAGGTGTACGTGCAGCAAGTCAACCCTTCGAGGACTCCCGGTGTTATTGGCGGCTTGTTGGATGTCGACTGCGATGAGaacatcatcaagaaccTTCTCAGCACAGTCAACCCAGTATCTATCCCCATCGATGAGCTTGTCCAGGAGGTCGAGACCCGCAACCGTCTCAAGTTGCTTCTTCCCTTCCTCGAGGCGACCCTGGCTGCTGGCAATCAGCAGCAGGCAGTGTTCAACGCTTTGGCCAAGATTTACATCGACTCCAACAACAATCCTGAGAAGTTCCTCAAGGAGAACGACCAGTACGACACCCTCACTGTCGGAAAGTACTGCGAGAAGCGCGATCCCAACCTCGCCTACATTGCCTATAGCAAGGGCCAGAACGACCTTGAGctcgtcaacatcaccaacgagAACGCCATGTACAAGGCCCAGGCCAGGTACCTGCTTGAGCGTGGTGATAATGACCTCTGGATGTTCGTTCTCAGCGagaacaacctccaccgccgttcCGTGGTCGACCAAGTCATCTCGACCGCTGTTCCCGAGTCGACGGATCCCGCCAAGGTTTCTCTTGCGGTTCAATGTTTCCTGAGCGCTGATCTTCCAGCTGAGCTCATTGAGCTGCTCGAGAAGATTGTCTTGGAGCCATCACCCTTCAGTGACAACCCGAACTTGCAGAATTTGCTCATGTTCACTGCTGCCAAGGCTGACAAGGCCCGCGTGATGGATTACATCCATCGTCTTGACAACTTCTCCGCGGATGAGATTTCTAATGTCTGCATTGAGGTTGGTCTGTTCGAGGAAGCCTTCGAGGTTTTCAAGAAGATCGACAACAAGGAGGCGGCTGTCAACGTACTCGTTGAGCATGTGGTTAGCATCGATCGTGCTCAGGCTTatgccgaggaggtcgaCATCCCTCAGGTTTGGAGCAGAGTCGCCAAGGCTCAGCTTGACGGTCTCCGTGTCAGCGACTCGATCGAGTCTTATATCAAGGCGGAGGACCCCAAGAACTACGAGGAAGTTATTGAGATCGCTGTGGCTGCTGGCAAGAATGAGGAGCTCATCAAGTACCTGCGCATGGCCCGCAAGACCCTTCGCGAGTCTGCCATTGATACTGCTCTTGCCTTTTGCTATGCTCGCCTTGATCAActtgccgagctcgaggactTCCTGCGGGCTACTAATGTCGCCAACATTGAAGAATCCGGAGACAAGGCTTACGCCGAGGGCTTCTtcgaggcggccaagatcTTCTATACCAGCATTTCCAACTGGGCGAAGTTGGCCACCACATTGGTACATCTTGAGGATTACCAAGCTGCTGTTGACTGCGCGCGCAaggccaacaacatcaaggtCTGGAGAGAAGTCCATGAGGCTTGCGTTGGCAAGAAGGAGTTCCGTCTGGCCCAGATCTGCGGTCTCAACCTTATCGTTGATGCTGAGCAGCTTCAGGCTTTGGTTAAGCAGTATGAGCGTGAGGGTTACTTTGACGAGCTCATCAGTCTTCTTGAGCAAGGTCTTGGCTTGGAGCGTGCCCACATGGGTATGTTCACCGAGCTTGGCATTGCCCTTTCCAAGTACCACCCTGAGCGGTTGATGGAGCACCTCAAGCTCTTCTGGAGCAGAATGAACCTGCCCAAAATGATCCGTGCTTGCGAGGAGGCCAACCTCTGGCCTGAGCTGGTCTTCTGCTACTACCACTATGATGAATTCGACAACGCTGCTCTTGCGGTTATGGAGCGGCCGGAAAACTCCTGGGAGCACCAGCAGTTCAAGGAGATCACCGTCAAGGTTGCCAACCTTGAGATCTACTACAAGGCCATCAACTTTTACCTTGAGCAGCATCCTTCGCTCCTTACCGACCTTCTCCAGGTCCTCACTCCTCGCATCGATGTCAACCGTGTTGTCCGCATGTTCCAGAAGTCCGACAACTTGCCTCTGATCAAGCCATTCTTGCTCAACGTTCAGTCGCAGAACAAGCGCACTGTTAACGATGCCATCAACGATCTTCtgatcgaggaggaggactacAAGACTCTCCGCGACTCTGTCGAGAACTACGACAACTATGATGCTGTCGAGCTCGCCGGCCGCCTCGAGAAGCACgatctcgtcttcttccGCCAAATTGCCGCTAACATCTACCGCAAGAATAAGCGTTGGGAGAAGTCGATCAACCTGTCCAAGCAGGACAAGTTGTGGAAGGATGCCATTGAGACTGCTGCCATCTCTGGCAAGGCCGATGTTGTCGAGGAGCTTCTCCGTTATGTATGTTTCCCTTTTGATTCATGCTTGTATTTTGATTGTAACATGTGCTAACAAACCCGCCTTAGTTCGTCGACATTGGCAACAGGGAGTGCTACGTCGGCATGCTTTATGCCTGCTACGACCTCATCCGCCCTGATCTTATCCTGGAGCTCTCTTGGCGCCACGGCCTCCATGACTTCACTATGCCGTACATGatcaacctcctctgccAGCAAACCAAGGAGTTGGCCGCCCTCAAGGCTGACAACGAGGCTcgcaaggccaaggaggctgcCGAGAAGACCGAGGATGACAACACCCCCATCCTGGGCATGAACCGCCTCATGATCACCGCTGGTCCCGCTCAAGGCCGGGCCTCTCCCGCGTCTTTTGGCGGACAAACCAACGGATTTGCGCCCCAACCTACCGGTTTCGGATTCTAGAGGGTTGCACCGGTGGTATTTGAGTGCCCTTGCGTTTACGATCCCTACACGGGACGTTGGTTTTACCCTTATCAGCAGCAGTATTCCATGATGCCAGGCGAACCGGTGTAtgtggaggagcttggtcGGGTTTCCAAAAGGTGTCTTCAATCGCACAAGCTTCTTTGTTAGGGGggccaggaggagagggtatCTCAAAAGTAAAAGGatttctttacttttttctaGGGCATGATGGATGGAATTGAAGGCTGGGGCATGCAGGAGGCTGTTTTTGAAAATGTTGCTACCATAAATGTTAGTGTATGATATATTTGCCCTTGGGGCTTTTTCAAGTTTTTTATTGGTgttgcttttgctttttccGTGGTgtctttcgaaaataatGATGTGATGTTGTGCATATATGGTTGAAAACATATTGCTATTTGGCCGAGGGTTCTTGAATGTGCCATTGAGCCTGTGTAAGTTCCTAAGAGAAAGTCGGCAAAGTCTAGAGAGAAGAAGTTTCCAAGAAATGTACAGAAAGTCGAGGAGAAGCTACGAGAAGCCTATAAAAAGTCTATAAGTCTATAATAAGTCCATAAGTCTGTCTATAAGAAGTCTATAAGAAGTTTATAAAAAGATTAGAAGTTATAAGGGAGAATAAACCTATAGTATAAGTTTCAGTCGCCGATACTATTGCAAGAGTAAGTCTGGCCATCCCTAAGAATGTTGGGCATGTCGCGATAAAACAGCGCAGTATCCTAAAGGCAAGGGCTTGGAGTTGGGCATCTGATATTATCTTCACTTGTGAACCATCTTGAAGACGATAGGACAAGGATATCACACATTCACATAGCCTCAAGCCATTATTTAACTGTTATTTAATTCCTATTTGTATGTGTGTGCGTGTTCGGATATAACCAGTTGTGCTTGACAGAGAAGAACAAGGGACCTATCCCGATACCTTTCCACGCCTGCTGCTCCATAATCATGGGAACCCCTCCGTtatgagaaaaagaaaaaaaaggataatCCCAGATATCCACGGCTCCCTTAGCTTCACCATAGCCCCCCCTCACACGAATTGCTCGGCTCGTTTGAGCGAGCGGGCGTGTCTTGAGGTGTGAGCAACGAAGCAGAGGGATTAACTCAGTTTCTAGTGTGCTGCAAAACGAATCACGTCTCTCATTTCTTGTCGCCCTTGG
It contains:
- the CHC1 gene encoding Clathrin heavy chain (EggNog:ENOG503NWB5; BUSCO:EOG092602BZ; COG:U) yields the protein MAAPNLPIKFQELLQLSSLGVGPTAITFNTCTLESDSYICIRDKKDEASSPEVIIVDLKNGNNVIRRPIKADSAIMHWTRQVIALKAQSRTLQIFDLEQKQKLKSTQMSEDVAFWKWISETTLGLVTETSVYHWDVFDPTQAAPVKVFDRHSNLTNNQIINYRTSADGKWMAVVGISQQQGRVVGAMQLYSKDRGITQAIEGHAAAFGTIRLDGAPEDTKLFTFAVRTASGAKLHIVEIDHPETNPVFQKKAVDVFFPPEAGSDFPVALQVSQKYGIIYLITKYGFIHLYDLETATCIFMNRISGETIFTACGDSSSTGVVGINRKGQVLFVSADENKIVPYVLESHGTELALKLASRAGLPGADNLYQQRFEQLFSNGSYQEAAKVAANSPRGFLRTPQTIERFKRLPQQPGSMSHILQYFGMLLDKGALNQHETLELAQPVLAQNRKQLLAKWLEENKLECSEQLGDMVRPHDMPMALSIYLKGNVPNKVVAGFAELGQFDKILPYCTQTGYQPDFIQLLHHIVRVNPEKGAEFATALANNEGGSLVDLERVVDIFQSQGMVQQATAFLLDALKDNKPEQGHLQTRLLEMNLLNAPQVADAILGNDMFSHFDKAQIAKLCEQAGLFQKALELYEDPAAIKRVVVGIAGAPNFNPEWLIEYFGRLSVEQSIDCLDAMLKHNIRQNLQSVVQIATKYAELLGPQRLIDLLEKYKTAEGLYYFLGSIVNVTDDSEVVFKYIEAATKTGQIREVERICRDNSVYNPEKVKNFLKEAKLSEMLPLMVVCDRFNFVHDLVLYLYQHQQFKSIEVYVQQVNPSRTPGVIGGLLDVDCDENIIKNLLSTVNPVSIPIDELVQEVETRNRLKLLLPFLEATLAAGNQQQAVFNALAKIYIDSNNNPEKFLKENDQYDTLTVGKYCEKRDPNLAYIAYSKGQNDLELVNITNENAMYKAQARYLLERGDNDLWMFVLSENNLHRRSVVDQVISTAVPESTDPAKVSLAVQCFLSADLPAELIELLEKIVLEPSPFSDNPNLQNLLMFTAAKADKARVMDYIHRLDNFSADEISNVCIEVGLFEEAFEVFKKIDNKEAAVNVLVEHVVSIDRAQAYAEEVDIPQVWSRVAKAQLDGLRVSDSIESYIKAEDPKNYEEVIEIAVAAGKNEELIKYLRMARKTLRESAIDTALAFCYARLDQLAELEDFLRATNVANIEESGDKAYAEGFFEAAKIFYTSISNWAKLATTLVHLEDYQAAVDCARKANNIKVWREVHEACVGKKEFRLAQICGLNLIVDAEQLQALVKQYEREGYFDELISLLEQGLGLERAHMGMFTELGIALSKYHPERLMEHLKLFWSRMNLPKMIRACEEANLWPELVFCYYHYDEFDNAALAVMERPENSWEHQQFKEITVKVANLEIYYKAINFYLEQHPSLLTDLLQVLTPRIDVNRVVRMFQKSDNLPLIKPFLLNVQSQNKRTVNDAINDLLIEEEDYKTLRDSVENYDNYDAVELAGRLEKHDLVFFRQIAANIYRKNKRWEKSINLSKQDKLWKDAIETAAISGKADVVEELLRYFVDIGNRECYVGMLYACYDLIRPDLILELSWRHGLHDFTMPYMINLLCQQTKELAALKADNEARKAKEAAEKTEDDNTPILGMNRLMITAGPAQGRASPASFGGQTNGFAPQPTGFGF